GAATCCGCAGCACTGGTCGGCGCCGGGCAGCTCGACCAGGTCGATGCCCTGGACCGCGCGCAGCAGCTGCAGCGGCTTGTCGCCGACCCGCAGCATCCGCAGCGAGTGGCAGGTGGGGTGGTAGGTGACCCGGTGCGGGTAGTAGGCGCCGACGTCGGTCACCTTCAGCACGTCGACGAGCAGCTCGGACAGTTCGTAGGTGCGGCCGGCCAGGGCGGTGGCCCGGTCGGCCAGCGCGGTGTCCCCGACGCGGCGGGCGACCATCGCCTGCTGGTGCCGGACCGACCCGACGCACGATCCGGACGGGGCGACCGCCACGTCGAACGACGCCGCCTCGAACACCTCGACGTGGTGCCGGACCACCGGCACCGCCTCTTTCAGGTACCCGGTGTTGACGTGCATCTGCCCGCAGCAGACCTGATCGGGCGGGAAGACCACCTCGTGGCCCAACCGCTCCAGCAGCACGGTGGTGGCCTTGGCCACCTCGGGGAACAACGCGTCACCCAGACAGGTGGCGATCAACGCGATACGCATGACGAAACTCCGGTCAACTCAGTGCGGCGGTGGAAAGAGTTGCAGTGCGGCGTACAACGATTCTGCGACGGACGCGTCAGGGGATCATCCAGGCGAGCACGTTGCTCTGCAGGTAGACCAGGACGCACATGGCCAGCAGCAGGCCGACGCTCCATTTCAGCACCCGGCGCAGGATGTCGGACTCGCGGCCGAGCAGGCCGACCGCGGTGGCGGCGATGGTCAGGTTCTGCGGGCTGATCATCTTGCCGACGACGCCGCCGGAGGTGTTCGCGGCGACCAGCAGCGTCGGGTCCAGGCCGGCCTTTTCGGCGGCGGACTGCTGCAGGGTGGCGAACAGGGCGTTGGCGCTGGTGTCCGAGCCGGTGACGGCGGTGCCGACCCAGCCCAGGATCGGGGACAGGAAGGCGAAGAACGCGCCGGTGCCGGCGGCCAGCCACTGGCCGATGGTGATGGTCTGCCCGGACATGTTCATCACGTAGGCCAGGCCCAGCACGCTGCCCACGGTCAGCAGCGCGAACCGCAGCTTGTAGACGGTCTTGCCGAACTCCTTGACGGCCAGGCCGGGCTTGATCCGGTAGGCGATCATCACGATGACGCCGGAGATGATCAGCAGGGTGCCGGCGTTGGACAGGTAGCCCAGGGTGTACTGGGTGGCGGTGGACGGCTTGCCGGCCAGGGTCAGGATGTTGCCGTCCGAGCCGGGCCAGCCGAACTTGATGTCGGTGCTGGCCAGCCAGTTCTTGAGCGGGGTGAACAGTTTGGCCAGGGAGAACACGACGATGACCACGATGTAGGGCAGGAACGCCATCACGGTGCGGCCGGCGGTCAGTTTCTCGGTGGAGACCTCGGTGACGACCGGGGTGCTGCCGCCGGTGCCACCGTTCGGGCCGCCGGTGGGCTCGACGTGCTCGGCCTTGGCGGCCAGCGCCAGCCGTTCGCGGGCCTCGACCGTGCCCTTCGGCTTCCAGAACTTGAGCATCGCGACGACGGCGATCAGCGCGGCCAGCGAGGCGATGATGTCGGTCAGCTCGACGGAGATGTAGTTGGAGCTGATGAACTGGGCGATGGAGAACGCGACGCCGGAGACCAGGGCGATGGGCCAGGTCTGCTTCAGGCCCCGCTTGCCGTCGACGATCATCACCAGCAGCAGCGGGACGAACATGGCCAGGATCGGGGTCTGCCGGCCGACGACGGCGCCGATCTCGTGGTAGTCGATGCCGGTGAGGTTGCCGGCGGTGATGATCGGGATGCCGATCGCGCCGAACGCGACGGGGGCGGTGTTGGCCAGCAGCACGGTGGCGGCGGCGCGCATCGGGGAGAAGCCGAGGGAGACGAGCATGACGCCGGTGATGGCGACGGGGGCGCCGAAGCCGGCGAGGGCCTCGAGGAGGCCACCGAAGCAGAACGCGATGATGATGCCCTGGATGCGGGGGTCGTCGGAGATCCGGTTGAACGAGGTTCGTAGGTCTTCGAACCGGCCGCTGATGACGGTCAGTTCGTAGAGCCAGATCGCGGCCAGGACGATCCACATGATCGGGAACAGGCCGTACAGGATGCCCTGGGAGGCACCCAACAGGGTCAGGTCGACCGGCATCCCGAACGCCAGGATCGCGACCAGGATCGCGGAGGCGAGGCCGGCGAGGCCGGCCCAGTGGGCTTTGGTCTTCAGGATGCCGAGGAAGACGAACACGACCAGCAACGGGATGATCGACACCATCGCCGTCAAGAACAGGCTGTCACCGACAGCGGTGACATCGGGTGTGTACGGGGTCGCCATTGAACCTCCATGTACTTGAGTAGAGCGTTGGTCTTACCGAGACGTGTCACGACGGCGGCGTGGCGGCGTCGCCTGACCGCTGCTCATCGTGGCCGGTGATCGGGTCGCGGTCTACCTGAGATGTCCTCCGTTCCTATACCGATTTGGCATGCCGGACATACCGCAGTTGATTGGGGTCGAGGCGGTGGTTCTCAGTGCAGGGAACGAGTTCTCAATGCAGGGACCGAGTGGCGCGTCTCGGGTGCCACCCAGGGCCCGTGCCGGTCGATCAGGTACGCGGTCAGCTCGCCGGCGAGGCCGGCGAGGGTCGATGGGGCGTGATGGTCGACCCGCCAGGCCGCGAACAACGGCTCCATCATCGGTCCCTGTGCCGTGATGATGGGAAGCGGAACGAGGCCGAAGGCCGGGTCGCCGGATGCGACAGCGACGCCCCGGCCGGCGGCCGCGTTGGCCAGCGCGACAGGGGCGGATTCGAACCCTCCCGCCGTGCGGTAAACCAGCCCTGCCTCCGCGGTGGCCACGTCAAGGACCTGCCGAATGTGATGCTGCCGATCGGGCAGGAGCAGGTCATGATCGATGAGTTCGGTCAAGGTCACCGACCCGTTGATGGCGAGTCCATGATTGGCCGGCACATACGCGCGAACGGGCAGCCGGGCCAGAACCCTGGCCGACAGATGTGCCGGCGGCGCGTGCGCCCCCACGGCCAGGTCCGCGTCGCCGTCGACTGCGTCATAGAGTTTCTCGGTGTCCATCGGGCGGACCGTGAGCGGCGGAAGGTTCGGCGGGGCGGCCGCGATAAGGGGAGCCAGCACGTCGTGCAGGATGGCGGTGGGAGCCGCAACGTGGACGGCCCCGATCGCGCCGGCCGCGATTTCGCGGGCGAAGGCGCGCACCGCCGCCGCACCGGCCAACAGCGTCCGTGCCCGCGGGAGAAGCTCCCGACCCGCCGAGGTGATCACCAGCCGGCCGTCCAAGGGGCGGAACAGCACCAGACCGATCTCACGCTCCAACCGGTGAAGTTGCCGAGACAAGGTGGGCTGACTGACGTAGAGCTCCTGAGCAGCGGCAGTCACCGATCCGGCGTCGGCGACGGCCACGAAGCAGCGCAGCAGCCGCAGGTCCATCCCCTCCCCCAACTGGGGTAGACGCGGAGGCTGGCTACCGGAAACACTCTCTACCATAACCACCTTCGAAAATGAGCGCGCCGGGATGGGAGGCGCTGTCGAGAATTTGGATAGCGGCGTTCGAGCGACCAACGAGGTCCGCAAGGCAAGCCCTCCTGCGAGGCGGTGGTCAAGAGTGATCACTGGCGGTCAACCTGGGCCGCCGTAATGAGCGTCAAGGCGGACCGATCGGCGGCCACTCGCGGCCCGCGGGGGCGTCATGCAACCTCTCGGAATCTTTGAATGCGTTGCGGAACGTGTCGAGCAAGTGGGGGGAGATCAGGTATGTACTGTGGTCTGACCAAGCATTGGTATCATCATAGGGCACACAACCGACACTGTCTAGTGATCGTGACCACTGGAAAATTGCGCCCAACCCCCCGTAGAAGGTGTTGACGGTGGACATCCATGCGACGTCGCCGTCGGAGCCGTTGGCGAATCTCATCACCGAGCAGCTGTTCGTCTCCGGCGTCGGAACCGACAACATCGAATCGGTCTGACCAACTCCCCCGGCCGGCACCGACAACTTGGCCATCGCCGATTCCGCTAGTCCACACGTGTCGCCCGCACCTCATTCCGGCACGGGCGCAACCAAGGATGTCAGGGCCGAGGTCGAATTCGTCAGCGGCCGCCGGGGAACGGCCTGGCAGCGTCCTACCTCGATAGATCGGTGCTCAGGTTCGGACGGGATGGACTCGGGCCATGACTGCCACTCCGGGCCCGGTAACCCGGACAAGGGCCGGCGCCGAGCAATCCCTGGCCCAAGCACCATCGCCGCCAACCGCTTCGGCGGCGGCGGCCGCGTAGCCATCACACCGGTCAAGCCAACCGTTGGTCATCGAGGTGGACGCCGACGTTGCCCTCATTCAACCGGTCCGGACGATCGGACCGATCCCCTACTCGTCGTCCCGGCCATCGTCGACGACGTGGAGACCGTTATGTGGCTCCACATAGGCGAGATATAGCCGGCTCAGTTTGGACTGCGCCTGGTCTGCGGGCTCGCGGGCGGCGCTGGTGACGATGCTGCCCACCCTGGTCAGGTGCTCGACCGCATCGTCGATCAGGGCGGCCGGACGAACTCGGTCGCCGAGCTCGTCGACGCCGAGCCGGTCTGCGGGCAGGGCACGGATGCGGTTGCTCAGCTCGCGGCTGATGTGCTCGACGCGGCCGAGGATGTCGACAAGGTCGCCGGCTGCGGCGTAGATGCCGCTGATGTCGCTGGGCAGCTCGTAGGCGGCGGTGGCCAATTGTTCGGCCGCAGCCTGCGTCGGTGCGCTCATCGTGGCTTCCTCCTTGGGCTTGGATTGTTTGTACGCGGTGCCACCGACAGCGGCCGCTGTGCGTGAGTGCCAGGAGTCAGTACTGATGACTCTATTAGGGATTTTGCCGGTAAACGTTCGTTCAGCTGATGCGCGGGCCGCGGCGCAGCCGTTCGTCCTTGCGGGCCGGGAAGGGCTTGCCGCCGTTGTGTTCCTTCTGCAGCCGGGCTAGGGCGAGCTCGATGCCCTCCTCGAGGAGGGCGCCGGTGGTCCAGGCTCCGCCGAGCCAGGACAGGGCGTCGCGGGCGCGTTCGGCGATCTCGGGGTCGATGTAGCCGCCGAACTTGACCTTGCCGGCGCTACTGGGTGTCGCTGGTTGAGATGCCGGCTTCGTCGCCGATCTCGCCGCCGGCTTCGCGGCTGTGACGGCGGCCGTCGGCGCCGGCGCTGACTGGGTCGGTGCGGTGGCGGCCGCGGGGATGACCGCGTCCAGACCGCTGCTGGACAGGCCGCGTCGCTGTTTGCCTGTCATGCCCGGACTCCTTCGGTGATCAGCGCGTGGGTGACGGCGCGATAGTCCTCGGTGACCTTTTCGCGGGGCGCGTACAGGGTGAGCGGCTCGTGCGCCGATGGGGCTTCCCGGACCCGCACGGAGGTCCGGATGGGCGGCAGCACGGCATCGCCGAACCGTTTGGTGATTTCGGCGAGGACGTCCCGGCTCAGGTTCTGCCGGGCGTCGTACTCGACCGGCAGCACGCCGCTGATTCGCAGGTTGGGGTTGAGACGGGTGGTGACCAGCTCGACTGTGCGCAGCAGGGCGGCGACCCCGTCCAGCTCCATCGAACCCATGGTGACCGGGATGACGATCTCCCGGGCGGCGACCAGGGCGCTGACGGTGAGCACCCCGAGCCCGGGTGGGCAGTCGAGCAGGACCAGGTCGTAACCCTCCAGCTGGCTCAGGGCGGCCCCGAGGATGGTTTCCGCGCCTGGTTGCCCGCCGATGGCCCGTTCGGCGGCCAGAAGGGGCTCTCCGCCCGGTAGGACGTGGACTCCGGGCACGCCGGCCGCGGGGGTGGTGGCGGCGGCGGCGGCGATGTCGCCAATCAGGACGTCCATGACGGTGGCCGTGCCGGTGGCGCCCAGCCACTTGGTGGCGTTTCCTTGCGGATCCAGGTCGACGACGAGGGTGCGCTGGCCGGCCTCGGCCGCGCAGGCGGCGACGTTCACGGCGGTGGTCGTCTTGCCGACGCCGCCCTTCTGGTTGACGACGGCGATGGTTCTGCTCATGGCAAGGGTTCTCCCTTCCGCCTATTGGCGGGTCGGGCCGATGGTAGGGCTCCAATGGCGGCATTCGTGGTAGTGACACTGTTAGAACTGATTGACACTTTTAGAACTGATAGATCCCTGGGCACCGGTGCGTCCAGCCCGGACGCGCAGATCCCCCGGTCGGTCAAGGGAGCCGAGGATCTGCGCACGAACGGGGGTCAGATGTCGTCCTGTTCGCCGTCTTGATGCGTGGTCGACTCCCCCGCCTCGGACTCCGCCAGGCTTTCGGCGCCGATCCTCAGGCCGCAGGCGCGGCGTTCGACGTCGGCGAGGGTGTAGCCCTGGGCGGCCATGAACGTCAGGTACCGGTGGGTGGCGGGGTTGACCCGACGCCAGGAGTGCACGTCGGTGGCGGCCTCCTGGGCACCCAGCACGACAGCCAGGACGACGACCAGGGCGCGGGCGTCGCCGGCATCGCCGAGCAGGCCGATGATCTTAGCGGCGCCGGCGTGGTAGCCCCACATCGGCTGGTCGTCGGTCGGGATCCCGAGCAGGGTGCGGGCCTGTTCGTGGCCGCGTTCCATGGCCGTGCGTAGCACATGGCCGCCCTCGGCGAGCTCGCGGGCGATGTACCCGATGGTGCCCTTGGGCGCGCTCTTGCGGGTGAGCAGGGTGCTGACGAATTTGCGGCGGACCGGTTCGGCCGAGCGCCTTCTCTGCAGTTGTCAACCGTCGGTGGGCGTCCGGCCGGTCATGATGTCGATGTGAGTTGTAGCCCCGTCGATGGTCGGGGTCGCCGTAGCTTTCGCCGAGGATCGGGCGGATATACGCATAGCAGCGACTCTGGGATTCGGAACTCGCCTTTCCTCGCTTGCCCACCCCACCTTTCGCAGGGCCTTGTCGGCAGGGGCGCAGCTCGGAGAGCAATAGCGTCGGACCACTGTCTCACTGGGGAAATAGAAGACGAATCTGCCCTAGGGCAGTCGCCAATCCACTCCCGCTGTGACAAGGGCAGTCCACTTCTCCTTGCAGTAAGACCAGACCAGCGGCAATCAATCGATCGGAGATAGCTATTCAACCGTTTGGAGGGGTCGGCTCATCGCCAACAGGAAGAGCCTCGGGTCTAGTGGGCCAATCTCTACCCCGATCGTTCATCAGTAAGCCCCGAGTGGCCCAATCCTCTCCCGGACGTTCAATACTGTTCGTAACCACTCGATAGACCTGCATGGGCGCGCTCCTATCGCACGTGCCCGTTGGGCTCTTG
This genomic window from Nakamurella multipartita DSM 44233 contains:
- a CDS encoding LysR family transcriptional regulator, translated to MDLRLLRCFVAVADAGSVTAAAQELYVSQPTLSRQLHRLEREIGLVLFRPLDGRLVITSAGRELLPRARTLLAGAAAVRAFAREIAAGAIGAVHVAAPTAILHDVLAPLIAAAPPNLPPLTVRPMDTEKLYDAVDGDADLAVGAHAPPAHLSARVLARLPVRAYVPANHGLAINGSVTLTELIDHDLLLPDRQHHIRQVLDVATAEAGLVYRTAGGFESAPVALANAAAGRGVAVASGDPAFGLVPLPIITAQGPMMEPLFAAWRVDHHAPSTLAGLAGELTAYLIDRHGPWVAPETRHSVPALRTRSLH
- a CDS encoding ParA family protein, which gives rise to MSRTIAVVNQKGGVGKTTTAVNVAACAAEAGQRTLVVDLDPQGNATKWLGATGTATVMDVLIGDIAAAAATTPAAGVPGVHVLPGGEPLLAAERAIGGQPGAETILGAALSQLEGYDLVLLDCPPGLGVLTVSALVAAREIVIPVTMGSMELDGVAALLRTVELVTTRLNPNLRISGVLPVEYDARQNLSRDVLAEITKRFGDAVLPPIRTSVRVREAPSAHEPLTLYAPREKVTEDYRAVTHALITEGVRA
- a CDS encoding (Fe-S)-binding protein, translating into MRIALIATCLGDALFPEVAKATTVLLERLGHEVVFPPDQVCCGQMHVNTGYLKEAVPVVRHHVEVFEAASFDVAVAPSGSCVGSVRHQQAMVARRVGDTALADRATALAGRTYELSELLVDVLKVTDVGAYYPHRVTYHPTCHSLRMLRVGDKPLQLLRAVQGIDLVELPGADQCCGFGGTFSIKNADTSSAMLADKVGNIVGTGADRCTAGDASCLMNIGGGLSRQDTGIRTIHLAQILASTREQVAA
- a CDS encoding L-lactate permease, with the protein product MATPYTPDVTAVGDSLFLTAMVSIIPLLVVFVFLGILKTKAHWAGLAGLASAILVAILAFGMPVDLTLLGASQGILYGLFPIMWIVLAAIWLYELTVISGRFEDLRTSFNRISDDPRIQGIIIAFCFGGLLEALAGFGAPVAITGVMLVSLGFSPMRAAATVLLANTAPVAFGAIGIPIITAGNLTGIDYHEIGAVVGRQTPILAMFVPLLLVMIVDGKRGLKQTWPIALVSGVAFSIAQFISSNYISVELTDIIASLAALIAVVAMLKFWKPKGTVEARERLALAAKAEHVEPTGGPNGGTGGSTPVVTEVSTEKLTAGRTVMAFLPYIVVIVVFSLAKLFTPLKNWLASTDIKFGWPGSDGNILTLAGKPSTATQYTLGYLSNAGTLLIISGVIVMIAYRIKPGLAVKEFGKTVYKLRFALLTVGSVLGLAYVMNMSGQTITIGQWLAAGTGAFFAFLSPILGWVGTAVTGSDTSANALFATLQQSAAEKAGLDPTLLVAANTSGGVVGKMISPQNLTIAATAVGLLGRESDILRRVLKWSVGLLLAMCVLVYLQSNVLAWMIP